The Thermacetogenium phaeum DSM 12270 genome segment CTTGGATGGTGGGGGTGAATTCTATGCCGATTTTGAATTGGCCTGCAAAGAGTATTGGATCAAGCTGTTCTGTTTGCCGACGCGAAGTCTAAAGCTAAATGAGGTTGTGGAAAGGCTTAACAGGACATACAGAGAAGAGCTTTGCGAGCGCTATGAGGGTGAGGCAAATCTAGGAGAAGTGTGGCGGGAATTGAAGTGATGG includes the following:
- a CDS encoding transposase family protein: MKSIHLDGGGEFYADFELACKEYWIKLFCLPTRSLKLNEVVERLNRTYREELCERYEGEANLGEVWRELK